The genomic segment GGTATGATTGGTGAGTCGGTATTTACGCCTTATCTCTATCATGCATTAGACGTGGTCGCTACGCTGTTTGTTGCCGATGTAGGCCAGTACCAGGCGGTTTTACTGCAAGTTTCAACGGTGTTGTCTTTTTTGCTGATCACGGCCATGTTTGTGTTGTTTGCCGATCTGCTGCCTAAGCGGGTTGCCATGGTGATCCCTGAGTCTATTGCAATGCGCTTTATCAGCCTGATGCTGGCAAGCGTTTGGCTGTTTAAACCTGTGATTTGGCTATTTAATCTGATGGCGGATGTGATTATTCGCGCATTTAAACTACCCAACCAACGCGATGAACTGATCACCAGGGATGACTTGTTTGCGGTTGTTGACCAAAGCGCTGAGCAGGGAGAGTTGGGGGCACATGAGCACAATATTATCGGCAATGTGTTGGACCTGGACCAGACCAGCATTACTCAGGCAATGATTAATCGTGATGCCGTTGAATGGCTAAATATCCATGACGATGAAAAAGCGCTGGCAAAACAAATTCAAAGTCACAGTTTTCAGCAGTATTTACTCTGCGATGCTAGCCTGGATCAGGTGATTGCGGCCGTGGAGGCGAAGCAGTTGTTAAGTAATCTGATTGCAGGCCGACCCCTGCTCGATGCTCAGCAGGAGGCTTTTTTACGGCCGGTTATCCTGCTCGATACACTGAGCTTATCGGATGCACTGAACGCGCTAAAAGCACATCCTTGCAATACTGCGGTGGTGATCAACGAGTTTGCGACTGTGGTGGGTATGGTGACATTGTCCAGCATACTAAACTTTATTGCGCTCAAAGACAGCGAGGCGATAGAAGCCCAGTTTCGTCAAAAAGATGCCTCGCGCTGGCTGGTGCAGGGCGATATGTCGATGAAAGACTTTCAGTTGTCGGTGGTTGAGCATGAGTTTATGCCTGTTGACTCAATAGAGACGCTCGCGGGGTATCTGATCCATCACTGCCGACATTTTCCCCATCAGGGCGAAACGATAGAAATTGAGGGCTTTACCTTTAAGGTGACAGAGATACAGGGCCTCGCCATTAAACAGATTGAGGTGAGCCGCAGCTAAATCTTGTGCGATTAGCATTCGCGATTGGCGTCCGCGAACCTCTAGTACACCGCTGTTCTGAAAGTGTACATTGCTTTAAATTAAAGTGTCAGACAGTATTCGAGTTTGACACTTTCACTCACTTTACAAGCCTGCATCTGTCTTCTAGAGTTTTGAATAACCGTTAATTTTAGCGGAGTCGGTAGATTTTAACTGGCTCCTAATCGAGTCGTCAGTGCAATTATCTACGCCTTCGTTATTGCTCATGGCTGGTGCCGGGGTGGTTGCCTCCGCGCTGGCATTGGTGTTTTTGTGGCTGGCCAACCGAGACGTGAAAGCCACGCTATACTGGGCGTTGTCACCAATCTGTTTGGCACTTTGCATGATCCTGTTCGGGGTGCAAAATGAGTTGCCACTGAGTGTACGTTATCTGCTACCCAATTTGTTTGGTCAGGCAGCTTTAATTCTGGTGCTCATTGGCTGCTACCATGCCTGCGAGCAAGCTGTACCGCTGCGTAAGATTGTCTGTTACTACGGGGCATTTTTGCTCATTCACTGCATTTTTACTTACGTCGTTTCAAATTACGCATCGCGACTGATCTTGGGTATGCTCACGCTCACCATCACTTCAGGGTGGATCTGGACTTGTCTGTACCGTTTTGGTCGGCCTCGTTATTCGGTGTCACTTGTGCTGATCAGCCTGAGCCTGGGGTTTCTCAGTTTTTTTGCCCTGGGTAAAGCGTTTGATGTTTTGTCAGACCCCGCAACCCATAGCCTTCAGCAAGATCACACGTTAAAGGCGCAGTTATTTGTGATTTCCCTGTTTATGAGTCAGCTGGTGTTTAACTTTGCCTTTGCGATCATGACTGGCGAATATCGTAATGCCAAGAACCGCGAAATACAGCATCAATTGATAGAATCGAACCAGGCGTTGCAGGAGGCAAAGCAACGTGCAGAGCAGCATTCAAAAATGAAGTCTGAGTTTTTGGCAAATATGAGCCATGAGATCCGTACACCAATTAATGGTGTTATTGGATGTCTTAACTTATTGCTCAGTCATGACCTGGAAGCGCAGCAGAAACAATACGCCAAACTGGCTGATGCCAGCGCCCATTCATTGCTAGGCGTGATAAACGACATTCTGGATTTTTCTAAAATTGAGTCGGGCAAACTGGAGATAAGCCCTGACTCGGTTGACCTTTATGAGCTGATTGATTCGGTGGCCAAATCGTTTGCTATCACGTTAGATCAAAAGCAACTCACGTTGCTGGTAGACTGCCACGGTCTGAAACATCGTTTTGTCTGTCTGGACCCGGTCAGGACACGGCAGATCCTCACCAATTTATTGAGTAACGCCGTTAAGTTCACCGACTCCGGCACGCTCCAGCTAAAACTGGCCTGTGAGGAAGTGGCAGTGTCTGCCTCTACCGTATTGCAGTGTGATGTTATTGATTCTGGCATTGGCATCAAACCTGAGGCCAGACACAAGTTGTTTAGCTCTTTCAGTCAGTGCGATGCCTCGACGACTCGTAAATATGGTGGCACCGGATTGGGACTTGCCATTGTTAAGCAACTTTGCAAGTTGATGAACGGAGATATTGAGCTGGTTGATAGCAACGATCCCGGTGCGCATTTTCGTTTCCATTTTCAGGTTGAAGCGCAAAAGGGCGGGTTGTGGGGCAGGGACATTGTACCACAAGGGGCGCGTGTTGCGGTGTTGTCACAGCAGCCCAGGTTGACACAAATTGTGTGCCGACAGCTTGAGGTGTTGGGTTGCCAGGCACAGGTGTTAATGTTACCTCTTGCCGGCGATATCAGCCACGATGTGCTGATTTTAGATATGACCGAGCCTGCGTATCAGGAAAAACAACTTGAAGCGCTCAGGGTCTTATCGGGGAGTCGAAAAATACTTGCTATGTGCAATATGCAATGTGAGCTACAGCACGAGCCGGTATTTGCTCAGCACCAGATAACGGTCGTGTATCCACCGCTTACCGCCAAAGACCTGGTCCAGATGTTTTCAGGCCATTCTGGTTCTAAGCTACCCGAGCCTGTTGCGCCGGAGTCGCCCTTACGTGGCGTACGTGTGTTGCTTGCAGAAGATAACCCTATCAATCAGGTGGTTGCCAGTAAAATGTTGGTGAGTTGGGAGGTAGAAGTACAATTGGCTGAGTCGGGAAAGCAGGCTGTGGATATGCTCAAAGCGATGCCTGAACACGCCTTACCGGATTTGGTCTTGATGGACTGTCAGATGCCCGAAATGGATGGCTATGAAGCAACCCGACATATCCGCAGCAGCCCGGAGTTAGAGGCCTGTCGTGACCTGCCTATTATCGCGCTGACTGCCAATGCGATGCTGGGGGAGCGCAAAACCTGTCTGGCCTGCGGTATGAGTGGCTATGTCAGCAAACCCATTCAGGCCGATGTACTACAAGCTGAAATGCTCAAAATGCTGGTGGACAAAGCCGCAGGCCAAACGCAGTAGCCGCCTGGCCGCTCAGCGGCGAAAGAATTCGTTTACCTCTATTTAGAGTTTTCGTCCCAGGCGTTTCTCAATCTGGCGCTTTTCCCATTGCGCGCCAAACAAGTCGAATATCTCAAACGCGCTCGCCCAGTGACTGAGCAGTCCTATTCCCCAGCCGAGTGCTGGCCACCAGGCCCAGATATAATCCGGACTGGTGAAAATGTTTATGCCAAACAGTGCGGCGTTGACTAATACATAGGTGATTAAATGCGAGTAAAAATCTTTTATTGCGCGTACCTGCTCTATGACACGTTGTTCCTGCTGGGTTATTGATTCATGGTTCATATCATTCGGCTCCTCT from the Pseudoalteromonas sp. R3 genome contains:
- a CDS encoding hemolysin family protein, with the protein product MLIVMSAVFALCEISLAAARKVKLQSRLDLGDLRAKKVMYLQANAHQFFAAVQVVLNALAIVAGMIGESVFTPYLYHALDVVATLFVADVGQYQAVLLQVSTVLSFLLITAMFVLFADLLPKRVAMVIPESIAMRFISLMLASVWLFKPVIWLFNLMADVIIRAFKLPNQRDELITRDDLFAVVDQSAEQGELGAHEHNIIGNVLDLDQTSITQAMINRDAVEWLNIHDDEKALAKQIQSHSFQQYLLCDASLDQVIAAVEAKQLLSNLIAGRPLLDAQQEAFLRPVILLDTLSLSDALNALKAHPCNTAVVINEFATVVGMVTLSSILNFIALKDSEAIEAQFRQKDASRWLVQGDMSMKDFQLSVVEHEFMPVDSIETLAGYLIHHCRHFPHQGETIEIEGFTFKVTEIQGLAIKQIEVSRS
- a CDS encoding ATP-binding protein codes for the protein MQLSTPSLLLMAGAGVVASALALVFLWLANRDVKATLYWALSPICLALCMILFGVQNELPLSVRYLLPNLFGQAALILVLIGCYHACEQAVPLRKIVCYYGAFLLIHCIFTYVVSNYASRLILGMLTLTITSGWIWTCLYRFGRPRYSVSLVLISLSLGFLSFFALGKAFDVLSDPATHSLQQDHTLKAQLFVISLFMSQLVFNFAFAIMTGEYRNAKNREIQHQLIESNQALQEAKQRAEQHSKMKSEFLANMSHEIRTPINGVIGCLNLLLSHDLEAQQKQYAKLADASAHSLLGVINDILDFSKIESGKLEISPDSVDLYELIDSVAKSFAITLDQKQLTLLVDCHGLKHRFVCLDPVRTRQILTNLLSNAVKFTDSGTLQLKLACEEVAVSASTVLQCDVIDSGIGIKPEARHKLFSSFSQCDASTTRKYGGTGLGLAIVKQLCKLMNGDIELVDSNDPGAHFRFHFQVEAQKGGLWGRDIVPQGARVAVLSQQPRLTQIVCRQLEVLGCQAQVLMLPLAGDISHDVLILDMTEPAYQEKQLEALRVLSGSRKILAMCNMQCELQHEPVFAQHQITVVYPPLTAKDLVQMFSGHSGSKLPEPVAPESPLRGVRVLLAEDNPINQVVASKMLVSWEVEVQLAESGKQAVDMLKAMPEHALPDLVLMDCQMPEMDGYEATRHIRSSPELEACRDLPIIALTANAMLGERKTCLACGMSGYVSKPIQADVLQAEMLKMLVDKAAGQTQ
- a CDS encoding helix-turn-helix domain-containing protein, encoding MTIRKLRLQRGWSQEQLATLSGLSIRTIQRIERGQSPSLESLKSLAAVFETDVADLKEEPNDMNHESITQQEQRVIEQVRAIKDFYSHLITYVLVNAALFGINIFTSPDYIWAWWPALGWGIGLLSHWASAFEIFDLFGAQWEKRQIEKRLGRKL